Proteins co-encoded in one Theileria equi strain WA chromosome 3, complete sequence genomic window:
- a CDS encoding hypothetical protein (encoded by transcript BEWA_007870A), whose translation MSKISEQLSSAVLEKNKLCTKFLKAYKRNLQWNILQTWESWNYIKTLDEDFEICEPLFRPCWRNSSSEVDLFFASESDTSGILSFENKDLEFFDDKELSELNRLIHLFLDLSVPYFSYPQIQNLMDFLIYKYELTVRYPEHAIINFLQYHDTDYFFKLLSLSTLPKSSDVSYFYANKDKKLTLHNHAGVSKHVIVDGIIKFFGNYKKVVQSVNSVVLERMKYEKNKSYIAFYNILTLSVIESKGKTLSEDEIRFFFNTAVDGLKKAEYLEYYNTQLCALAFISAKTSLNISTQRALLTAILEPLLLKIKNNKIPFYLRVAIKNAMVLISILLGHQKDRINMLPEAVLETFFRVCSSSDVILKALLSPTSFGKMIDFSRLCNIIFQSTLKIMKTNLKITSISNEFDSKDETLEYSNLFSAIIKNNNVGLYYSKIFFFNVMDELSKLFATSYGHGDLLVSYNKSSTGDIVEVFNKKYTTVLFILRLILKVLNKTHKSDMEILVDRYISKSPNFNSVDMLLFVSKSIFDNFGLIRLNIMGTIPNNQSFLLPSRVTRNNIHQVLSMYMDDTLPHEIRLKMYKLIVNSITGGYFIPASENDDEYHSLVSQFFSVTLRYEDLFGFHCSDQKIWSYISIKHSIVVLLTYIQGLLDDIDKKISFDVVFTVERAQENNYSIDVSGLFSAYALGFSCNDTSWRNLSQSLYLLLDFDGKASDEEANVISDSITPFIILLRNITSGKETMTNIFEICERYLNKKNIIEFDAQLILKSSFRLLKTLVLERRIRESGVASKEDVSPKNENYLSESDDSYFLTNGLVTCYVICSLVNCISESNAKTIHAVTISTIQQIYALASIGHLSDSLSKTLSKSCKASLAVLSLYLKVFDDSYFSNIVLLHHVMLMLNEEFLDFLREITENLQLGIYSSALARHCFECCDLFVGTYNSKRNITTTKRSTIGWPICRNVEFIWEDGILVMETNEHVLDISYDGMMIAKDLFSTLGSANFHSRNSNLSPMNLGHATDSNRFWLTLSCSVNDTDRLYTMVCDFIESIFLSVFVNDPHILPSIFFDFVINLLPYTLHRDYNIRHKAGKLMKNISEIYSKEEFSYDKHLIKGFRSNMLASIDLFENHEFPRTVTLSLKSFSKYLTQSNETFYELPDSLTKFLSNYGKDDQEFLFLLFSRCLTTNPHVMLDPSVVKCLWNALSNSKSTFLFGVDNILSRIIKYLSEKIPKLVKEPRDYLDIRSTKHFISLLSITTAIISTGKLFDDEKMLIFGKSICPDILRITKALGSLMEPTLDDSDTNQYDHMHPILFMLKDCTLLSLSTLKNGIFWKLSNNEKIKLLKLFIGVFDSFDMVNNMLIIDWIFDAKSQKLFSQFLAFIYSLEEVPHRPTEMILLNTMNKIDSLQVLEKIFSTTMDAGYDSLRTVLIASKILLKLILGTSFIQTKVQTFVFTSTTKLLKFGIDKVKAGEMLDPIYAEICSYLTLLYSRIDKLVQEDSLVQPTLLVPLFDSVCLFMDSLSSLFGSLVFVAVKGFLKNMMVTFIKSCEKTLDYGITAVIFALSKSFKSENTNLSVESLFEISFAIFGNDDDTSKSARNLWISYSTFVCLTSPKLQPELTNMKVLDLIGQHSDIISIVSNIAQLSMLDLLEFSGIKPMFNLPTININTDVKNSGKDVIFQNLLNIFTFVRMAVESFGAFVLDCSLESFNDHTSQSFGSYLCISELVYCSVFILSILENLTSNPVYVKKRKQGTRSIKISVPSDQDVCKQISRKIEQLVTIIFRLNYAFSYTRIACQSIKLFFNLKVNLDRKMLDTIWVKDVIDDLSKCRIITCYLTYILQFLNNITKHKKSKFESQKLSKEFEMLNSDISMILLYLFECGLFKEDKSKDTDISKFKGEIWTYFINFPPISLNSIKNLMRIISLVIEQSLSDVKSIKASPWIYSDIIYIIKTIALLDHQEFFGCMKIDEVSTLLINVNSILLSDRRLDVVSCRLFFLVLLAFQRSFGNILGNEFHKSVISLVFNYKNLLSSETAQSFSLDKEQINNKSIRETCDSIYLDIIRHNTETLLEMINKNTHDAVSIKGTNYNIMLMLTYYSSAYIKSSSLIKIFLNLDETDQLTVMERYGKLMIMLIVNLHFNKIKEKYAKVFEKKHAIILNHYITALSEFISEHKFGKGKSYTEIVSSLGKYFATQDDLTNYNTIFSSSIFKMLTDKSNAVVVFQDLFISFSMKFASRITTKDLFKVIETHTKLLNTKALNADYNVTNAKDISKSLGEYASSSLFLRVLVMSMRKYGKFGTTQYITPRVYQNVNEILSYSLKIARMIKSSGVELKMDNSWIWINNSILALLFMQESVKTWNSDKSSVPDLCINSWICLIEECLSLFEILPIYPEDRGSSQHITFVWLYTLENTLKELIENCTNDEKVVKIEACLSHNLARRDNNTKVGILIILNNLWEHSSIHLSATLKNLMPEIGELVDDETEVVRAYAQCLNEKINSLASFTN comes from the coding sequence ATGTCGAAAATAAGTGAACAGCTCTCCTCGGCTGTTCTGGAGAAGAACAAGTTGTGTACAAAGTTCTTAAAGGCATATAAGAGGAATCTACAGTGGAATATACTGCAAACATGGGAGTCTTGGAACTACATAAAAACACTagatgaagattttgaGATATGTGAACCTTTATTTCGCCCTTGTTGGCGGAATTCTTCCTCAGAAGTGGACTTATTCTTTGCAAGTGAGAGTGATACTTCAGGCATTCTATCATTTGAAAACAAGGATCTTGAAttttttgatgataaagaacTTTCAGAACTTAATCGTTTGATCCATCTATTTTTGGACTTGTCTGTTCCATACTTTTCATATCCGCAAATTCAAAATCTCATGGattttttaatatacaaGTATGAACTTACAGTGAGATATCCTGAGCATGCTATAATAAATTTTCTGCAATATCACGACACAGATTACTTCTTTAAACTTTTGTCATTATCAACACTTCCAAAGTCCAGTGATGTTTCTTATTTTTATGCAAACAAAGATAAAAAGTTGACACTACACAATCATGCAGGTGTTTCAAAACATGTGATAGTGGATGGAATCATAAAGTTCTTTGGGAACTATAAAAAAGTTGTCCAGTCCGTTAACTCTGTTGTGTTGGAACGAATGAAATACGAAAAAAATAAATCATATATTGCATTTTACAATATATTAACACTTTCTGTAATTGAATCAAAAGGAAAAACTCTtagtgaagatgaaatacGTTTCTTTTTCAACACTGCAGTAGATGGTCTGAAGAAAGCTGAATATTTAGAATATTACAATACGCAATTATGCGCGCTAGCTTTCATATCTGCCAAAACCTCTCTGAATATATCCACCCAGAGAGCTTTGTTAACAGCAATACTGGAACCGCtacttttaaaaattaagAACAATAAAATACCATTTTATCTTCGAGTTGCGATTAAAAATGCGATGGTGCTAATTTCTATACTGCTTGGGCATCAAAAGGATCGAATCAATATGTTACCTGAAGCTGTTCTGGAGACATTCTTCAGGGTATGTTCATCTTCTGATGTCATACTGAAGGCCTTATTATCACCTACTTCATTTGGTAAAATGATCGACTTTTCTAGACTCTGTAATATTATTTTCCAGTCTACcttaaaaataatgaaaactaacctaaaaattACCTCCATATCAAATGAATTTGATTCAAAAGACGAAACATTAGAGTATAGTAACTTATTTTCCGCTATTATAAAAAACAACAATGTAGGTTTGTACTATTCTAAGATATTTTTTTTTAACGTTATGGATGAATTATCAAAATTATTCGCTACAAGCTATGGTCATGGAGATTTGTTAGTTTCTTATAATAAATCAAGCACTGGCGATATAGTAGAAGTTTTCAacaaaaaatatactaCTGTGCTCTTTATTTTGCGACTAATTTTAAAGGTTTTGAATAAAACGCACAAATCTGATATGGAGATACTTGTTGATAGATATATAAGCAAATCACCAAATTTCAACTCTGTAGATATGTTGTTATTTGTTTCAAAATCGATATTTGACAATTTTGGATTAATAAGGTTGAATATTATGGGTACTATTCCTAATAACCAGAGTTTTCTATTGCCATCAAGAGTGACCAGGAATAATATTCACCAAGTATTATCAatgtatatggatgatacATTGCCACATGAAATACGGCTTAAAATGTATAAGCTTATTGTTAATTCAATAACTGGAGGCTATTTTATTCCTGCGagtgaaaatgatgatgaaTATCATTCTCTCGTTAGCCAGTTTTTTTCAGTTACTTTGAGATATGAAGATCTATTTGGTTTTCACTGCTCTGACCAAAAAATATGGAGTTATATATCAATAAAACATTCCATTGTTGTATTATTAACGTATATTCAGGGTCTGTTGGACGATATAGACAAAAAAATATCATTTGATGTTGTGTTTACAGTTGAAAGAGCGCAGGAAAACAACTATAGTATTGATGTTTCAGGGCTGTTTAGTGCCTATGCATTAGGGTTTTCTTGCAATGATACCAGTTGGAGGAATCTATCTCAGTCTCTCTACCTATTGTTGGATTTTGATGGGAAAGCATCAGATGAAGAGGCGAATGTTATAAGCGACTCGATTACgccatttattatattaCTGAGGAACATAACTAGTGGAAAAGAAACCATGacaaatatttttgaaatatGTGAACGCTATTTGAATAAGAAAAATATTATTGAATTTGATGCGCAACTAATTCTAAAATCTTCATTTCGCCTATTGAAAACTCTTGTTTTGGAAAGAAGAATCAGAGAGTCTGGCGTAGCAAGTAAGGAAGACGTGTCtccgaagaatgagaattATTTATCTGAATCTGATGACTCATATTTCTTAACAAATGGATTAGTTACATGCTATGTAATATGTTCGCTGGTAAATTGTATTTCTGAATCAAATGCTAAAACTATCCATGCTGTTACAATATCAACTATTCAACAAATCTATGCGCTTGCCAGCATTGGACATTTATCGGATTCTCTTTCTAAAACACTCTCAAAGTCATGCAAAGCATCCTTAGCTGTGCTTAGTCTATACCTTAAAGTTTTTGATGACAGCTATTTCTCCAATATAGTATTGCTCCATCATGTGATGCTTATGTTGAATGAGGAATTCCTAGATTTTCTGAGGGAAATTACAGAAAACTTACAACTAGGAATATACTCCTCAGCCTTGGCTAGGCACTGCTTTGAATGTTGTGATCTTTTTGTGGGCACATACAATTCAAAAAGGAATATAACTACAACTAAAAGGAGCACAATTGGTTGGCCAATATGCAGGAATGTGGAATTTATCTGGGAGGATGGAATTCTTGTTATGGAAACTAATGAACATGTATTAGATATATCATACGATGGCATGATGATCGCTAAAGACCTTTTTAGTACTTTAGGTTCTGCAAATTTTCATTCGAGAAATTCCAACCTTTCTCCCATGAATCTTGGTCATGCTACAGATTCTAATCGATTTTGGCTAACTCTATCATGTTCTGTAAACGATACTGACCGTTTGTATACTATGGTTTGTGATTTCATAGAATCTATTTTCCTCTCTGTTTTTGTAAATGATCCACATATATTACCCAGTATATTCTTTGATTTTGTCATAAACCTGCTGCCATACACCTTACATCGTGATTATAACATCAGACACAAAGCTGGaaaattgatgaaaaatatttcagaaATTTATTCTAAGGAGGAATTTTCATATGATAAACATCTTATCAAGGGGTTTCGTTCGAATATGCTTGCAAGCATTGATTTATTTGAAAACCATGAATTTCCAAGAACAGTAACTTTATCATTGAAgagtttttcaaagtacttgaCACAATCTAACGAAACTTTTTACGAACTACCCGATTCTTTAACCAAATTTTTATCGAATTATGGTAAGGATGATCAAGAGTTTTTGTTTTTGCTCTTTTCACGCTGCTTAACCACAAATCCACACGTAATGTTGGATCCCTCTGTGGTGAAGTGTTTATGGAATGCATTATCAAATTCTAAGTCAACTTTCCTTTTTGGAGTAGATAACATTTTATCAAGAATTATAAAGTATTTAAGTGaaaaaattccaaaattggTGAAAGAGCCTAGAGATTATTTGGATATTCGTTCTACAAAACATTTCATTTCTCTGTTATCAATAACGACTGCAATAATATCAACTGGAAAACTTTTTGACGACGAGAAAATGCTAATTTTCGGGAAAAGTATATGTCCCGATATATTGAGAATTACAAAGGCATTAGGCTCTTTGATGGAACCAACGCTCGATGATTCAGACACTAACCAGTATGATCACATGCATCCTATTTTATTTATGTTGAAGGATTGTACTTTGTTATCATTATCTACTCTAAAAAATGGTATTTTTTGGAAGTTATCCAATAACGAGAAAATAAAGCTGTTGAAGTTATTTATTGGAGTTTTTGATAGTTTTGACATGGTGAACAATATGTTAATTATAGATTGGATATTCGATGCTAAAAGTCAGAAACTTTTTTCACAGTTCCTAGCTTTCATTTATTCATTAGAAGAAGTGCCTCACAGACCAACCGAAATGATCTTGTTGAATACAATGAATAAAATAGACTCTTTACAGGTGttggaaaaaatatttAGTACAACGATGGATGCTGGATATGATTCCCTTAGGACAGTGTTAATAGCTTCTAAGATATTATTAAAATTGATTCTAGGCACGAGTTTTATCCAGACCAAGGTGCAAacatttgtttttacaTCTACAACAAAGcttttaaaatttggaatAGATAAAGTAAAAGCAGGTGAAATGTTAGATCCAATTTACGCAGAAATATGTAGCTATTTGACCCTGCTCTATTCAAGGATAGATAAGCTTGTACAAGAAGATTCTCTAGTTCAGCCTACTCTTCTTGTTCCTCTGTTTGATTCTGTTTGTCTGTTTATGGATTCCTTATCGTCCTTGTTTGGATCGTTGGTATTTGTAGCTGTAAAGGGTTTTCTCAAGAATATGATGGTCACGTTTATAAAGTCTTGTGAAAAAACCTTAGATTATGGAATAACTGCGGTTATTTTTGCTTTATCAAAATCCTTTAAAAGTGAAAACACAAATTTGTCGGTAGAATCActttttgaaatatctTTTGCAATTTTCGGTAATGATGACGACACCTCAAAATCCGCACGCAATCTATGGATATCTTATTCCACGTTTGTGTGCCTAACATCTCCCAAGTTGCAGCCAGAGTTAACAAATATGAAAGTTCTTGATCTAATTGGTCAGCATTCTGACATAATTTCCATTGTTTCTAATATAGCCCAGTTAAGTATGCTAGATCTCTTGGAATTTTCTGGAATCAAACCCATGTTTAATCTGCCCACCATCAATATTAACACGGATGTCAAAAATTCTGGTAAGGATGTcatcttccaaaatcttCTAAACATTTTTACTTTTGTTCGTATGGCAGTGGAATCATTTGGTGCATTTGTTTTGGACTGTTCCTTAGAATCTTTTAATGACCACACTTCCCAATCTTTTGGTTCATACTTATGCATCTCTGAGCTTGTTTATTGCTCGGTTTTTATACTTTCTATCCTGGAAAATCTAACTTCTAATCCCGTGTATGTGAAAAAACGTAAGCAAGGAACAAGAAGTATCAAAATCAGTGTGCCTTCAGACCAAGACGTATGCAAGCAAATTTCTCGTAAAATTGAGCAATTAGTTACCATCATATTTAGGCTAAATTATGCATTCAGCTATACAAGGATAGCTTGTCAATCAATAAAGTTGTTTTTCAACCTTAAGGTTAATTTAGATCGAAAAATGCTTGATACCATATGGGTGAAAGATGTAATTGATGATCTCTCCAAGTGTAGAATTATCACTTGTTACCTAACATATATTCTACAGTTTTTAAATAATATTACAAAGCACAAGAAATCTAAATTTGAGTCTCAAAAACTTTCAAAGGAGTTTGAGATGTTAAATTCGGATATTTCAATGATTTTGCTCTATCTATTTGAATGTGGCTTGTTTaaagaggataaaagtAAGGACACagatatatcaaaatttAAAGGAGAAATTTGGACATATTTTATTAATTTCCCACCAATTTCCCTAAATTCAATTAAAAACTTAATGCGAATAATATCATTAGTTATAGAGCAGTCTCTTTCGGATGTAAAAAGTATAAAGGCTTCTCCATGGATTTATAGTGATATTATTTACATAATAAAAACCATAGCACTACTTGATCACCAAGAATTTTTTGGTTGCATGAAAATTGATGAGGTTTCTACCCTATTAATAAACGTCAACTCAATCCTGCTTTCTGACAGAAGATTAGATGTCGTTTCTTGTAGGTTGTTTTTTCTGGTTTTATTGGCTTTTCAACGATCTTttggaaatattttggGTAACGAATTCCATAAATCAGTAATATCTCTAGTGTTTAACTATAAAAACTTACTTTCTTCTGAAACAGCGCAGTCATTTAGTTTAGATAAGGAACAAATTAATAATAAATCAATACGGGAAACTTGTGACAGTATCTACTTAGATATAATTAGACACAATACAGAAACTCTCttggaaatgataaacaaaaatacaCACGATGCGGTTAGTATAAAGGGGACAAACTATAACATAATGCTTATGTTGACTTATTATTCTAGTGCTTACATTAAATCAAGCTCTTtgattaaaatatttttgaatTTGGATGAAACTGATCAGCTTACAGTAATGGAAAGATATGGGAAACTTATGATTATGCTCATAGTAAATCTTCATTTCAACAAGATAAAGGAAAAATACGCGAAAGTTTTTGAGAAAAAACATGCTATCATTCTAAATCATTACATTACTGCTTTGTCCGAGTTTATTAGTGAAcataaatttggaaaaggaaaatCGTATACTGAAATCGTATCTAGTCTTGGCAAATATTTTGCTACACAAGACGATTTGACAAACTATAATACTATCTTCTCATCTTctattttcaaaatgttaACTGACAAATCAAATGCAGTTGTTGTTTTTCAGGACCTGTTTATTTCATTTAGTATGAAATTTGCTAGTCGAATTACAACCAAAGATCTCTTTAAAGTAATAGAAACGCACACAAAGTTGTTGAACACAAAAGCCCTTAATGCAGATTATAATGTGACTAATGCCAAGGACATAAGTAAAAGTCTAGGCGAATACGCTAGCAGCAGTCTTTTCCTGCGTGTGTTGGTCATGTCTATGagaaaatatggaaaatttGGAACTACACAATATATAACACCTAGGGTTTATCAGAATGTAAATGAGATTCTTTCTTATTCTCTCAAAATCGCAAGAATGATTAAATCATCTGGAGTAGAACTTAAGATGGATAATTCATGGATATGGATCAACAATTCTATATTGGCATTATTGTTCATGCAGGAATCGGTTAAAACGTGGAACTCTGATAAAAGCTCCGTGCCTGATTTGTGTATTAACTCATGGATATGTCTAATCGAAGAATGTCTCTCCCTCTTTGAAATTTTACCAATATACCCAGAAGATAGGGGATCTTCCCAACACATCACTTTCGTCTGGTTATATACACTTGAAAATACACTGAAAGAACTCATTGAAAATTGCACAAAcgatgaaaaggttgttAAAATCGAAGCGTGCTTATCGCATAACTTAGCAAGGCGTGATAACAATACCAAAGTTGGAATTTTAATTATTCTAAATAACCTATGGGAACACTCAAGTATTCATTTATCCGCAACATTAAAAAATTTAATGCCAGAAATTGGCGAACTTGTGGATGATGAAACTGAAGTCGTGAGAGCTTATGCTCAATGTCTAAATGAGAAAATTAACTCACTAGCGTCATTTACCAATTAA
- a CDS encoding hypothetical protein (encoded by transcript BEWA_007880A): MPSFLYAERLYLNHHVLSFATKSHGIKSKKNAQPQMFEEEEVELFDLEPYLENLKDIEATAISSFDQITPVTITINDLQNVPVTMKNGSKILGDLAQIVFKTNFLVNLHIFDVSDKNRVWRYKKVI, translated from the exons ATGccatcatttttatatgCAGAGCGATTATATCTTAATCATCACGTTTTGAGTTTTGCAACTAAATCGCATGGAATCAAGTCTAAGAAGAATGCACAGCCTCAGATGTttgaagaggaggaagtAGAGTTATTTGACTTAGAGCCATATCTGGAAAACCTAAAAGATATTGAGGCTACTGCAATTTCCAGTTTTGATCAAATAACTCCCGTTACTATAACCATTAATGATTTGCAAAATGTTCCCGTAACTATGAAGAATGGTAGTAAAATCCTTGGAGATCTGGCACAAATTGTTTTTAAGACAAACTTCCTAGTTaatttgcacatttttgatGTTTCTGACAAAAATAGAGTG TGGAGGTACAAGAAGGTGATTTGA
- a CDS encoding hypothetical protein (encoded by transcript BEWA_007890A) produces the protein MSILVFKTLLKPRYFSISGEPPKELLAPIPAAPTGKIPISQRGNHQHNKRLYDRVYPTTKIPSALVPRYPIDWRNAGRYILTAAIAKLENKRIYRHPQALKFQNSGYCGERCSSVCRHSAYKCLCSWRFSGLYSHIATIDSLLMSYKGSIPTKKPIFSLPYPFAKKNTKKSNKLVFCKDTNTYFIVRKRYRYPVFNAREDFATSIHSSAIPFDSNSDIFDVRR, from the exons ATGTCTATTTTGGTCTTTAAGACCCTTTTAAAACCGAGatatttttccatttctgGCGAGCCACCGAAGGAATTGTTGGCTCCTATACCTGCAGCTCCTACTGGAAAAATTCCTATTTCTCAGAGAG GAAACCATCAACATAATAAAAGATTGTACGATAGAGTGTATCCCACAACAAAG ATCCCCTCAGCTTTAGTTCCGAGATATCCCATCGATTGGAGGAATGCCGGTAGATACATTTTAACTGCCGCAATCGCAAAGTTGGAGAATAAGAGAATTTATAGACATCCACAGGCCCttaaatttcaaaattctgGTTACTGCGGAGAGCGTTGTTCTTCAGTGTGTAGACATTCCGCCTACAAGTGCCTCTGTTCTTGGAGATTTTCTGGTTTATATTCCCATATAGCAACGATTGATTCACTTTTAATGTCATATAAGGGATCTATTCCTACAAAGAAACCGATTTTTTCGCTTCCTTATCCTTTCGCGAagaaaaatacaaaaaaaTCTAACAAGCTCGTATTTTGTAAGGATACTAACACATATTTCATCGTACGAAAAAGATACAGATATCCAGTATTTAACGCAAGAGAGGATTTTGCTACTAGCATACATTCTAGTGCCATACCATTTGATAGCAATTCTGATATTTTTGATGTTAGACGATGA